Proteins encoded together in one Stutzerimonas stutzeri window:
- a CDS encoding alpha-L-glutamate ligase-like protein, with translation MFGLIKTWKALEAKGIMGINRRNADYVLKYNKRSLYPIVDDKIITKQRAIEAGIHVPEMYGIIETEKDIDKLKDIVKDHTDFVVKPAQGAGGDGILVIADRFEGRYKTVSGKIMTHEEIEHQISNILTGLYSLGGHRDRALIEYRVTPDPIFKSISYEGVPDIRIIVLMGYPIMAMLRLPTRQSGGKANLHQGAIGVGVDLATGITLRGTWLNNKITKHPDTTNAVDGVQLPNWDGFMKLAAGCYELCGLGYIGVDMVLDQDKGPLILELNARPGLNIQIANDCGLTHRAHAVENRLEELKAKGIQETVEERVKFSQELFGHVPPHD, from the coding sequence ATGTTCGGTCTGATCAAGACGTGGAAGGCCCTGGAAGCCAAGGGCATCATGGGCATCAACCGCCGCAACGCGGACTACGTGCTCAAGTACAACAAGCGCAGCCTGTACCCGATCGTCGATGACAAGATCATCACCAAGCAGCGCGCGATCGAGGCCGGCATTCATGTGCCGGAGATGTACGGGATCATCGAGACCGAGAAGGACATCGACAAGCTCAAGGACATCGTCAAGGACCACACCGACTTCGTCGTCAAACCGGCCCAGGGTGCTGGCGGCGACGGCATTCTGGTGATCGCGGACCGTTTCGAGGGTCGCTACAAGACCGTATCCGGAAAGATCATGACCCATGAGGAGATCGAGCATCAGATCTCCAACATCCTCACTGGTCTGTATTCTCTCGGCGGTCACCGCGACCGTGCGCTGATCGAGTACCGCGTCACGCCTGATCCGATCTTCAAGAGCATCAGTTACGAAGGGGTGCCGGACATCCGCATCATCGTGCTGATGGGTTATCCGATCATGGCCATGCTGCGCCTGCCCACCCGCCAGTCCGGCGGCAAGGCCAACCTGCACCAGGGTGCAATCGGCGTCGGCGTGGATCTGGCGACCGGTATCACCCTTCGCGGCACCTGGCTGAACAACAAGATCACCAAGCACCCCGACACCACCAATGCTGTGGACGGCGTACAGCTGCCGAACTGGGACGGCTTCATGAAGCTGGCCGCCGGCTGTTACGAGCTCTGCGGGCTCGGCTATATCGGTGTCGACATGGTGCTCGATCAGGACAAGGGACCGCTGATCCTGGAGTTGAATGCACGCCCGGGCCTGAACATCCAGATCGCCAACGACTGCGGGCTGACCCACCGCGCCCATGCCGTGGAGAACCGTCTGGAAGAGCTCAAGGCAAAGGGCATCCAGGAAACCGTCGAGGAACGCGTAAAGTTCTCCCAGGAGCTCTTCGGCCACGTTCCGCCGCACGACTGA
- a CDS encoding ATP-dependent zinc protease gives MRVKAYLLLLCVLILPAIGVAAEKAIYGLNEHVGIPDFNLEVEAKLDTGAQTASLSARDITRFKRKGESWVRFYLAVDSAHAQPIERPLARISKIKRRAGDFDPEEEKTYTARPVIELDLCMGKVKRTIEVNLTDRTAFQYPLLIGSDALTRFGALVDPSRTFIAGKPGCLNESDADE, from the coding sequence ATGAGAGTTAAAGCCTACCTTCTGCTGCTCTGCGTACTGATCCTGCCCGCCATCGGCGTGGCTGCCGAAAAGGCGATCTACGGTCTGAACGAACACGTCGGCATTCCCGACTTCAATCTGGAAGTGGAAGCGAAACTCGACACCGGCGCGCAGACGGCATCGCTTAGCGCGCGCGACATCACTCGCTTCAAGCGCAAGGGCGAATCCTGGGTGCGCTTCTACCTGGCCGTCGACAGCGCCCATGCGCAGCCCATCGAACGCCCCCTGGCGCGGATCAGCAAGATCAAACGTCGCGCCGGCGACTTCGATCCGGAAGAGGAAAAGACCTATACCGCACGACCGGTCATCGAGCTCGATCTGTGCATGGGCAAGGTCAAACGCACCATCGAAGTGAACCTCACCGACCGTACGGCTTTCCAATACCCACTTTTGATCGGTTCCGATGCGCTCACCCGCTTCGGTGCCCTGGTGGACCCAAGTCGCACCTTTATTGCCGGCAAGCCCGGTTGCCTCAACGAATCTGACGCTGACGAGTAA
- the prpB gene encoding methylisocitrate lyase — protein sequence MTLPTPGQRFRDAVASEHPLQVVGAINANHALLAKRAGFKAIYLSGGGVAAGSLGLPDLGITGLDDVLTDVRRITDVCDLPLLVDVDTGFGSSAFNVARTVKSMIKFGAAAIHIEDQVGAKRCGHRPNKEIVSQQEMVDRIKAAVDARTDDSFVIMARTDALAVEGLNSALDRAAACIEAGADMIFPEAITELAMYKTFADRVKAPILANITEFGATPLYTTEELASVDVSLVLYPLSAFRAMNKAAENVYTALRRDGTQKNVIDTMQTRMELYDRINYHAFEQHLDALFAQKKS from the coding sequence ATGACACTCCCAACCCCCGGTCAGCGTTTTCGCGACGCGGTCGCCAGCGAACATCCCCTGCAGGTGGTCGGTGCGATCAACGCCAATCATGCGCTGCTGGCCAAGCGCGCCGGCTTCAAGGCGATCTACCTGTCCGGCGGTGGCGTCGCCGCGGGCTCGCTGGGTCTGCCTGACCTGGGAATCACCGGGCTCGACGATGTGCTGACCGACGTCCGTCGCATCACCGACGTCTGCGACCTGCCGCTGCTGGTGGATGTCGACACCGGCTTCGGCTCCTCGGCGTTCAACGTGGCCCGCACCGTGAAGTCGATGATCAAGTTCGGCGCTGCCGCGATCCACATCGAGGACCAGGTCGGCGCCAAGCGTTGCGGCCATCGGCCGAACAAGGAAATCGTTTCCCAGCAGGAAATGGTCGATCGCATCAAGGCGGCGGTCGACGCGCGCACTGACGACAGCTTCGTGATCATGGCGCGTACCGATGCGCTGGCGGTGGAAGGACTGAACTCCGCGCTGGATCGTGCTGCAGCCTGCATCGAGGCCGGTGCTGACATGATCTTCCCAGAGGCGATCACCGAGCTGGCCATGTACAAGACCTTCGCCGACCGCGTGAAGGCACCGATCCTGGCCAACATCACCGAGTTCGGCGCCACGCCGCTGTACACCACCGAGGAGCTGGCCAGCGTCGACGTTTCCCTGGTGCTCTATCCGCTGTCGGCGTTCCGCGCCATGAACAAGGCGGCCGAGAATGTCTACACCGCGCTGCGCCGTGATGGCACCCAGAAGAATGTGATCGACACCATGCAGACCCGCATGGAGCTCTACGATCGCATCAACTACCACGCGTTCGAGCAGCATCTCGACGCGCTGTTCGCCCAGAAGAAGAGCTGA
- the prpC gene encoding bifunctional 2-methylcitrate synthase/citrate synthase, producing the protein MAEAKVLSGAGLRGQIAGQTALCTVGKTGAGLTYRGYDVRDLAAECDFEEVAYLLFYGELPTTAQLADYKKRLKTMRDLPQPLKDVLERIPASAHPMDVMRTGSSVLGTLEPELSFDQQRDVAERLMAAFPAIMCYWYRFTHDGVRIDCTSDEDTLGGHFLALLHGKKPSDLHVKVMNVSLILYAEHEFNASTFTARVCASTLSDLYSCVTGAIGSLRGPLHGGANEAAMDMIEQWKSPEEAREAILGMLERKDKIMGFGHAIYSVSDPRNEVIKVWAKKLADEVGDTVLYPVSVAVDETMWEQKKLFPNADFYHASAYHFMGIPTKLFTPIFVCSRVTGWASHVFEQRSNNRIIRPSAEYIGPEQRKVVPIAQR; encoded by the coding sequence ATGGCTGAAGCAAAAGTATTGAGCGGTGCGGGGCTGCGCGGACAGATCGCCGGGCAGACCGCCCTGTGCACCGTCGGCAAGACCGGCGCCGGTCTGACCTACCGTGGCTATGACGTACGCGACCTGGCGGCTGAGTGCGACTTCGAAGAAGTGGCCTATCTGCTGTTCTACGGCGAGCTGCCCACCACTGCGCAACTGGCCGACTACAAAAAGCGCCTGAAGACCATGCGCGACCTGCCGCAGCCGCTGAAGGATGTGCTCGAGCGCATCCCGGCCAGCGCGCATCCGATGGATGTGATGCGCACCGGTTCGTCGGTGCTCGGCACCCTTGAGCCCGAACTCAGCTTCGATCAGCAGCGCGACGTGGCCGAGCGCCTGATGGCCGCCTTCCCGGCCATCATGTGTTACTGGTACCGCTTCACCCATGACGGTGTGCGCATCGACTGCACCAGCGACGAAGACACCCTGGGTGGTCATTTCCTCGCGCTGCTGCACGGCAAGAAGCCGAGCGACCTGCACGTCAAGGTGATGAACGTCTCGCTGATCCTCTACGCCGAGCACGAGTTCAACGCCTCGACCTTCACCGCCCGTGTCTGCGCTTCGACGCTGTCCGACCTCTATTCCTGCGTGACCGGTGCCATCGGTTCGCTGCGCGGCCCGCTGCATGGCGGCGCCAACGAAGCGGCGATGGACATGATCGAGCAGTGGAAGAGCCCGGAAGAGGCCCGCGAAGCGATCCTCGGCATGCTCGAGCGCAAGGACAAGATCATGGGCTTCGGCCACGCGATCTACAGCGTCTCCGACCCGCGCAACGAGGTGATCAAGGTCTGGGCCAAGAAGCTCGCTGACGAAGTGGGCGATACCGTGCTCTACCCGGTCTCGGTAGCCGTCGACGAAACCATGTGGGAGCAGAAGAAGCTGTTCCCCAACGCCGACTTCTACCATGCCTCCGCTTATCACTTCATGGGCATCCCCACCAAGCTGTTCACGCCGATCTTCGTCTGCTCGCGCGTCACCGGTTGGGCGTCCCATGTGTTCGAACAACGCAGCAACAACCGGATCATTCGGCCGAGTGCCGAGTACATCGGTCCGGAACAGCGCAAGGTAGTACCGATCGCCCAGCGCTGA
- a CDS encoding inactive transglutaminase family protein, with product MRALTLHLKVLIFLLVALGISITAYQIFILGIPVTEDETDDLWNIDAKVEFQANPREPVKLQMYVPPLNQEFVSLNESFISNNYGVSVNRVDGNRRVTWSARRASGNQTLYYRLVLTKRYSGEQSKPTGPIFRDSIPVEGPEKIAAEALLSPIRQHSADVETFISEAIKRVNNPNDDNVKLLLGGDTSIPNKARVIELLLSIAHVPMERVHTIRLNADQPQTPELWLRSFNGDKWLFFNPGTGEQGLPGDRLVWWTGDEPLINLEGGRNPQVTFTLNNSEMNAIRLAKLTDENTEAGFLEYSLYGLPLQTQQTYQIMIMIPIGVLVILILRNLGGLQTLGTFTPVLIALAFRETQIGFGIILFTLITALGLSLRSYLEHLKLQMLPRLSVVLTFVVVLIAVISLLSHKLGLERGLSVSLFPMVILTMTIERLSITWEERGGGHAFKVAVGTLIAASLAFMLMNIRELTYFIFTFPAVLLIMVGFMLAMGRYRGYRLTELFRFKAFLKD from the coding sequence ATGCGCGCTCTCACTCTGCATCTGAAAGTCCTGATCTTCCTGCTCGTCGCACTGGGAATTTCGATTACTGCCTACCAGATCTTCATCCTCGGCATTCCGGTTACCGAAGACGAAACCGATGACCTGTGGAATATCGACGCCAAGGTCGAGTTCCAGGCCAATCCGCGCGAGCCAGTGAAGCTGCAGATGTACGTGCCGCCACTGAATCAGGAGTTCGTCAGCCTCAACGAGAGCTTCATCTCCAACAACTACGGTGTCAGCGTCAACCGCGTCGATGGCAACCGCCGCGTCACCTGGTCCGCGCGTCGCGCCAGCGGCAACCAGACACTCTATTACCGCCTGGTGCTGACCAAGCGCTACAGCGGCGAGCAGAGCAAGCCCACCGGCCCGATCTTCCGCGACAGCATCCCGGTCGAAGGCCCGGAGAAGATTGCCGCCGAGGCCCTGCTCTCTCCCATTCGCCAGCATTCGGCCGACGTCGAGACCTTCATCAGCGAAGCGATCAAGCGCGTCAACAATCCCAACGATGACAACGTCAAGTTGCTGCTCGGGGGCGATACCTCCATCCCGAACAAGGCACGCGTCATCGAGCTGCTGCTGTCCATCGCCCACGTGCCGATGGAGCGTGTGCATACCATCCGCCTGAATGCCGATCAGCCGCAAACGCCCGAACTCTGGCTGCGCAGCTTCAATGGCGACAAGTGGCTGTTCTTCAACCCCGGCACTGGCGAACAGGGCCTGCCGGGTGACCGTCTGGTCTGGTGGACCGGTGACGAGCCGCTGATCAACCTGGAAGGTGGCCGCAACCCGCAGGTGACCTTTACCCTGAACAACAGCGAGATGAACGCCATCCGCCTCGCCAAGCTGACAGACGAGAACACCGAGGCCGGATTCCTGGAGTATTCGCTGTACGGCCTGCCCCTGCAGACTCAGCAGACCTACCAGATCATGATCATGATCCCGATCGGCGTGCTGGTGATCCTGATCCTGCGTAACCTCGGCGGCCTGCAGACCCTCGGCACCTTCACCCCGGTGCTGATCGCCCTGGCATTCCGCGAAACCCAGATCGGTTTCGGCATCATCCTGTTCACCCTGATTACCGCGCTCGGCCTGTCGCTGCGCTCGTACCTGGAACATCTGAAACTGCAGATGCTGCCGCGCCTGTCGGTCGTGCTGACCTTCGTTGTGGTGCTGATTGCAGTGATCAGCCTGCTCAGCCACAAGCTCGGCCTCGAGCGCGGATTGTCGGTATCGCTGTTCCCGATGGTGATCCTGACCATGACCATCGAACGCCTGTCCATCACCTGGGAAGAGCGTGGCGGCGGCCATGCCTTCAAGGTCGCGGTCGGCACGCTGATCGCCGCAAGCCTGGCCTTCATGCTGATGAACATCCGGGAGCTGACCTACTTCATCTTCACCTTCCCGGCCGTGCTGCTGATCATGGTGGGCTTCATGCTGGCGATGGGTCGCTACCGCGGCTACCGCCTGACCGAGCTGTTCCGCTTCAAAGCCTTTCTGAAGGATTGA
- a CDS encoding GntR family transcriptional regulator, producing MLDTVELPPSVQQLDSGTLAENVFRLIQAAIVKGEIAPGSKISEPELARTYGISRGPLREAIHRLEGQKLLVRVPHVGARVVSLSHAELIELYEIRESLEGMACRLAAERMSEAEIDELRRVLSTHERDEAFQAGVGYYQQEGDFDFHYRIIQGSGNRTLAKLLCDELYQLVRMYRIQFSTTPNRPHQAFAEHHRILDAIAERDGELAELLMRRHIAASKRNVERHFKGALEQTPQPRGEA from the coding sequence ATGCTGGATACCGTTGAGCTACCCCCATCAGTACAGCAGCTTGATAGCGGCACACTTGCCGAGAACGTGTTCCGCCTGATCCAGGCTGCGATCGTCAAGGGTGAAATTGCGCCGGGCAGCAAGATTTCCGAGCCCGAACTGGCGCGTACCTACGGCATCAGCCGCGGGCCGCTGCGCGAGGCTATCCACCGGCTGGAGGGCCAGAAACTGCTTGTCCGCGTTCCCCATGTGGGCGCGCGCGTGGTTTCGCTGAGCCATGCCGAGCTGATCGAACTCTACGAAATTCGTGAGTCCCTGGAAGGCATGGCCTGTCGCCTGGCCGCCGAACGCATGAGCGAGGCGGAGATCGATGAGCTGCGTCGGGTGCTCAGCACTCACGAACGCGATGAGGCGTTTCAGGCTGGCGTCGGTTACTACCAGCAGGAAGGCGACTTCGACTTCCACTACCGGATCATCCAGGGCAGCGGCAACCGCACGCTGGCCAAGCTGCTGTGCGACGAGCTCTACCAGCTGGTGCGCATGTACCGCATCCAGTTCTCCACCACGCCGAATCGGCCGCATCAGGCCTTCGCCGAACACCACCGAATCCTGGACGCCATCGCCGAGCGCGATGGCGAACTGGCGGAGCTGCTGATGCGCCGCCATATCGCCGCTTCCAAGCGCAATGTCGAGCGCCATTTCAAAGGTGCTCTTGAGCAAACACCACAACCAAGAGGTGAGGCATGA
- the pabB gene encoding aminodeoxychorismate synthase component I — protein MPLCTLHPLPYKADPTQWFERIRHAPGAVLLDSGRPVAERGRFDILSAWPSAIFEPARSESGRDFFQRLRQALRDLGPATLPDGCELPFAGGLIGLLTYDFGTRLERLPQRARDDSRLPLARLGLYGWALITDHQRRTSQLLFHPATARPERERLVRLFETGSPAAPEPFRLHGRFTPDISQDDYRRGIERIQAYIQAGDCYQVNFTQRFRAACSGDAWSAYSALRKACPTPFAGFVGLGDGAIVSLSPERFLRLQGGRVETRPIKGTRPRGHDEQSDAAQAQALLASEKDRAENLMIVDLLRNDLGRSCRIGSVRVPQLFALESYPNVHHLVSCVTGELADRLDAFDLLAGSFPGGSITGAPKIRAMQIIDELEPTRRSIYCGSLLYVDVRGEMDSSIAIRTLLVRDGQASCWGGGGIVADSDWQAEYQESIDKVKVLLETLEQLPG, from the coding sequence ATGCCCCTCTGCACGCTGCACCCCCTGCCCTATAAGGCCGATCCTACTCAGTGGTTCGAACGCATTCGTCATGCGCCCGGCGCCGTTCTGCTGGATTCCGGCCGGCCGGTAGCCGAGCGCGGCCGCTTCGACATCCTCAGCGCCTGGCCATCGGCGATCTTCGAGCCTGCCCGGAGCGAATCAGGGCGTGATTTTTTCCAGCGTTTGCGCCAGGCATTGCGCGACCTGGGGCCGGCCACGCTGCCCGACGGTTGCGAGCTGCCCTTCGCGGGCGGACTGATCGGCCTGCTGACTTATGACTTCGGCACGCGGCTGGAACGACTTCCACAGCGCGCCCGCGATGACAGTCGTTTGCCGCTGGCGCGCCTGGGGCTGTATGGCTGGGCGTTGATCACGGATCACCAGCGTCGGACCAGCCAGCTGCTGTTTCATCCGGCCACCGCCCGGCCCGAACGTGAACGCCTGGTCCGCCTGTTCGAAACGGGCTCCCCTGCCGCACCCGAGCCATTCAGGCTGCATGGGCGGTTCACTCCGGATATCTCGCAGGATGATTATCGCCGCGGCATCGAGCGCATCCAGGCCTATATCCAGGCGGGCGACTGCTACCAGGTGAACTTCACCCAGCGTTTTCGCGCCGCCTGCTCGGGTGATGCATGGAGTGCCTATAGCGCCCTGCGCAAGGCTTGCCCGACACCATTCGCCGGGTTCGTAGGGCTTGGCGATGGCGCCATCGTCAGCCTTTCGCCGGAACGCTTCCTGCGGCTGCAGGGCGGCCGGGTGGAGACGCGGCCGATCAAGGGTACGCGGCCCCGCGGGCATGACGAGCAGAGCGATGCCGCACAGGCGCAGGCACTACTGGCCAGCGAGAAGGATCGTGCCGAGAACCTGATGATTGTCGATTTGCTGCGCAACGATCTCGGCCGCAGCTGTCGCATCGGCAGCGTGCGCGTCCCGCAGCTGTTCGCGCTGGAAAGCTACCCCAATGTCCATCACCTGGTGAGCTGTGTCACCGGCGAGCTCGCCGACCGGCTGGACGCATTCGATCTGCTGGCCGGCAGCTTTCCTGGCGGGTCCATTACCGGAGCGCCGAAGATCCGCGCCATGCAGATCATCGACGAGCTGGAACCTACCCGCCGCTCGATTTACTGCGGGTCGCTGCTGTATGTCGATGTCAGGGGGGAAATGGACAGCTCCATCGCCATCCGTACCCTGCTCGTCCGTGACGGACAAGCCAGCTGCTGGGGCGGTGGCGGCATCGTCGCCGACTCGGACTGGCAGGCGGAATACCAGGAGTCGATCGACAAGGTGAAGGTGCTGCTGGAAACGCTGGAGCAGCTACCAGGCTGA
- the acnD gene encoding Fe/S-dependent 2-methylisocitrate dehydratase AcnD, which produces MNTEHRKPLPGTGLDYFDTREAIEAIQPGAYDKLPYTSRVLAEQLVRRCEPAALTDSLKQIIERKRDLDFPWYPARVVCHDILGQTALVDLAGLRDAIAEQGGDPAKVNPVVPTQLIVDHSLAVEYAGFDPDAFEKNRAVEERRNEDRFHFIEWTKTAFKNVDVIPAGNGIMHQINLEKMSPVIQARGGVAFPDTCVGTDSHTPHVDALGVIAIGVGGLEAETVMLGLPSMMRLPDIVGVKLTGKRQPGITATDIVLALTEFLRKERVVGAWVEFFGEGADSLSIGDRATISNMCPEYGATAAMFYIDQQTIEYLKLTGREPEQVALVEQYAKETGLWATALEGAEYERVLEFDLSSVVRNMAGPSNPHKRLPTSALHERGIADEAKLAAARAEEAEGLLPDGAVIIAAITSCTNTSNPRNVVAAGLLAKKANELGLVRKPWVKTSFAPGSKVAKLYLEEAGLLPELEKLGFGIVAYACTTCNGMSGALDPKIQQEIIDRDLYATAVLSGNRNFDGRIHPYAKQAFLASPPLVVAYAIAGTVRFDIEQDVLGTDKNGHPVTLKDLWPSDEEIDAIVAASVKPEQFKQVYIPMFDLGSIEEAKSPLYDWRPMSTYIRRPPYWEGALAGERTLKGMRPLAILPDNITTDHLSPSNAILPDSAAGEYLAKMGLPEEDFNSYATHRGDHLTAQRATFANPQLVNEMAVVDGKVQKGSLARVEPEGQVMRMWEAIETYMNRKQNLIIVAGADYGQGSSRDWAAKGVRLAGVEVIVAEGFERIHRTNLVGMGVLPVEFKPGTTRLTLGLDGTETYDIEGELSPRCDLTLVVHRKNGEETRVPVTCRLDTAAEVSVYQAGGVLQRFAKDFLGQA; this is translated from the coding sequence ATGAATACAGAACACCGCAAACCGCTGCCAGGCACCGGGCTTGACTACTTCGACACCCGCGAGGCGATCGAAGCCATTCAGCCGGGCGCCTATGACAAGCTGCCCTATACCTCCCGCGTGCTGGCCGAGCAGCTGGTGCGCCGCTGCGAACCGGCAGCGCTGACCGATTCGCTCAAGCAGATCATCGAGCGCAAGCGCGATCTGGACTTTCCCTGGTATCCGGCGCGCGTGGTCTGCCATGACATCCTCGGCCAGACCGCGCTGGTCGATCTCGCCGGCCTGCGTGACGCGATCGCGGAGCAGGGCGGCGACCCGGCCAAGGTCAACCCGGTGGTGCCGACCCAGCTGATCGTCGACCATTCGCTGGCCGTCGAGTACGCCGGCTTCGATCCGGACGCCTTCGAGAAGAACCGTGCCGTCGAGGAGCGCCGCAACGAGGATCGTTTCCACTTCATCGAGTGGACCAAGACGGCGTTCAAGAACGTCGACGTGATCCCCGCCGGCAACGGCATCATGCACCAGATCAACCTGGAGAAGATGTCCCCGGTGATCCAGGCCCGCGGCGGCGTAGCCTTCCCGGACACCTGCGTGGGCACCGATTCACACACGCCCCACGTCGATGCACTGGGCGTCATCGCCATCGGCGTCGGCGGCCTGGAGGCAGAGACCGTGATGCTCGGCCTGCCTTCGATGATGCGCCTGCCCGACATCGTCGGGGTCAAGCTCACCGGCAAGCGTCAGCCAGGCATCACCGCCACCGATATCGTCCTCGCGCTGACCGAGTTCCTGCGCAAGGAACGTGTCGTCGGAGCCTGGGTCGAGTTCTTCGGCGAGGGCGCCGACAGTCTGTCCATCGGTGACCGCGCCACCATTTCCAACATGTGCCCGGAGTACGGCGCCACCGCTGCGATGTTCTACATCGACCAGCAGACCATCGAGTACCTCAAACTGACCGGCCGCGAACCGGAGCAGGTTGCCCTGGTCGAGCAGTACGCCAAGGAAACCGGCCTGTGGGCGACAGCTCTGGAAGGCGCCGAGTACGAACGCGTGCTCGAATTCGACCTGTCCAGCGTGGTGCGCAACATGGCCGGTCCGAGCAACCCGCACAAGCGTCTGCCGACGTCGGCACTGCACGAGCGTGGGATCGCCGACGAGGCCAAGCTGGCCGCCGCACGTGCCGAGGAGGCCGAAGGCCTGTTGCCGGATGGCGCGGTGATCATCGCCGCCATCACCAGCTGCACCAATACCTCCAACCCGCGCAACGTGGTCGCGGCGGGCCTGCTGGCCAAAAAGGCCAACGAACTGGGGCTGGTACGCAAGCCTTGGGTGAAGACGTCTTTCGCCCCGGGCTCGAAGGTGGCCAAGCTGTACCTGGAAGAGGCGGGCCTGCTGCCGGAACTGGAGAAGCTTGGCTTCGGCATCGTCGCCTATGCGTGCACGACCTGTAACGGCATGTCCGGTGCGCTGGACCCGAAGATCCAGCAGGAAATCATCGACCGTGACCTGTATGCCACGGCAGTGCTGTCCGGCAACCGCAACTTTGACGGACGCATCCACCCTTACGCCAAGCAGGCCTTCCTGGCCTCGCCGCCGTTGGTGGTGGCCTACGCCATCGCCGGCACCGTGCGCTTCGACATCGAACAGGACGTGCTGGGCACCGACAAGAACGGCCATCCGGTCACTCTGAAGGACCTCTGGCCATCCGACGAGGAGATCGACGCCATCGTCGCCGCCTCGGTCAAGCCGGAGCAGTTCAAGCAGGTCTACATCCCGATGTTCGACCTGGGCAGCATCGAGGAGGCAAAGAGTCCGTTGTACGACTGGCGCCCGATGTCTACCTACATTCGCCGGCCGCCGTACTGGGAAGGCGCGCTGGCTGGCGAGCGTACCCTCAAGGGCATGCGACCGCTGGCGATCCTGCCGGACAACATCACCACCGATCACCTGTCGCCATCCAATGCCATCCTGCCGGATTCGGCGGCGGGAGAGTACCTGGCCAAAATGGGGCTGCCGGAGGAGGACTTCAATTCCTACGCAACCCATCGCGGCGATCACTTGACCGCACAGCGCGCCACCTTCGCCAACCCGCAGCTGGTCAACGAAATGGCCGTGGTCGATGGCAAGGTGCAGAAGGGCTCGCTGGCCCGTGTCGAGCCGGAAGGCCAGGTCATGCGCATGTGGGAAGCCATCGAAACCTACATGAATCGCAAGCAGAACCTGATCATCGTCGCCGGTGCCGACTATGGCCAGGGCAGCTCGCGTGACTGGGCGGCCAAGGGCGTGCGTCTGGCCGGCGTGGAAGTGATCGTCGCCGAAGGCTTCGAGCGCATCCACCGTACCAACCTGGTGGGTATGGGCGTGCTGCCGGTCGAGTTCAAGCCGGGCACCACCCGCCTGACCCTCGGCCTTGACGGCACCGAAACCTACGACATCGAAGGCGAACTGTCGCCGCGTTGCGATCTGACCCTGGTCGTGCATCGCAAGAATGGGGAAGAGACCCGCGTGCCGGTCACGTGCCGCCTCGACACCGCGGCCGAGGTCAGCGTCTACCAGGCCGGTGGCGTACTGCAGCGCTTCGCCAAGGATTTCCTCGGCCAGGCCTGA